From a single Fusobacterium ulcerans ATCC 49185 genomic region:
- the yajC gene encoding preprotein translocase subunit YajC encodes MEQLLGKYGGMGLTFVVWIAVFYFLLILPNKKKQKKQKEMMDSLKEGSEVVTVGGIKGTIVSVSDDYVEVRVDKGVKITFTKGAISRVL; translated from the coding sequence ATGGAACAATTATTAGGTAAATATGGTGGAATGGGACTAACTTTTGTAGTATGGATAGCTGTATTCTACTTCTTATTAATATTGCCAAACAAGAAAAAACAGAAGAAACAAAAAGAAATGATGGATTCACTAAAAGAAGGATCAGAAGTAGTTACTGTTGGTGGAATAAAAGGTACTATAGTTTCTGTAAGCGACGATTATGTAGAAGTAAGAGTTGATAAAGGTGTGAAAATAACTTTCACTAAAGGAGCTATTTCTAGAGTATTATAG
- a CDS encoding N-acetylmuramoyl-L-alanine amidase family protein — translation MKRILTIFLFLFLTVLSFAGNIRSVKLNGAVLTMDFAGSEKPKYTMNYDEYNKLIFLEFPGSTLTKKIDSKSFTGKYIESLEVVDYSGSVGFFIKLRKNITYTGRIASKGNDFILTFNDKSQKKQFTIAIDAGHGGKDPGAIGFKKYYEKTVTLAVSKYLRDELKKDFNVVMTRDTDVFVTLSQRPKIANKAKANMFISIHANAAVSSKMNGVEVFYFSKKSSPYAERIASFENSFGDKYGENSSDIAQIMGELAYKKNQESSIGFARKTNNALADAIGLNNRGIHGANFAVLRGFNGPSVLVEVGFISNKSDLQKITNPVYQKKMAKEIAEMVRGYFY, via the coding sequence ATGAAGAGGATACTTACAATTTTTTTATTTTTGTTTTTGACAGTGCTTTCATTTGCTGGAAATATTAGATCAGTAAAACTGAATGGAGCTGTTCTTACTATGGATTTTGCAGGATCAGAAAAACCAAAGTATACAATGAATTATGACGAGTACAACAAATTGATTTTTTTAGAATTTCCAGGGAGTACTCTCACTAAAAAAATAGATAGTAAAAGCTTCACAGGAAAATATATAGAAAGCCTTGAAGTTGTAGATTACAGTGGATCAGTTGGTTTTTTTATTAAACTGAGAAAAAATATCACTTATACAGGAAGGATAGCTTCAAAAGGAAACGATTTTATTCTTACATTCAATGACAAATCTCAAAAAAAACAATTTACAATAGCTATAGATGCTGGACATGGTGGAAAAGACCCAGGAGCAATTGGATTTAAAAAATATTATGAAAAAACAGTAACTCTAGCAGTGAGCAAATATTTGAGAGATGAATTGAAAAAAGATTTTAATGTTGTCATGACAAGAGATACAGATGTCTTTGTGACTTTATCACAACGTCCTAAAATAGCGAATAAAGCAAAAGCGAATATGTTTATCAGTATACATGCCAATGCAGCTGTATCAAGTAAAATGAATGGAGTAGAAGTTTTCTACTTCTCTAAAAAATCTTCACCATATGCTGAAAGAATAGCCTCATTTGAAAACAGTTTTGGAGACAAATATGGTGAAAACAGCAGTGATATAGCTCAAATAATGGGTGAGCTTGCATATAAGAAAAATCAGGAAAGTTCTATTGGTTTTGCAAGAAAGACAAATAATGCTTTAGCTGATGCAATAGGATTAAATAATAGAGGAATACATGGAGCTAACTTTGCTGTACTGAGAGGATTTAATGGACCAAGTGTTTTGGTGGAAGTAGGATTTATAAGTAACAAAAGTGATCTTCAGAAAATAACAAATCCAGTATATCAGAAGAAGATGGCAAAAGAGATAGCTGAGATGGTAAGAGGATATTTTTATTGA
- a CDS encoding GerMN domain-containing protein, translating into MKKKWIGVLIGIWIVAAICGTAYSNIVNDKGIKTITNNEFNTEEKPKEKAVIYVPASDEKSLVKRDENIEESQSRRDKAVKIIAKTLEILQNEGFLESKDITVLNLYFSGDTVYIDLSSSSKEMDDNSRKNLLNIYSIVNSLTELENISRVKILINGKDGSKNLGKFYNRNINI; encoded by the coding sequence GTGAAAAAAAAATGGATAGGAGTATTAATAGGAATATGGATAGTTGCTGCAATATGTGGAACTGCATATTCTAATATTGTAAATGATAAAGGGATAAAGACTATCACAAATAATGAATTTAATACAGAAGAGAAGCCTAAGGAAAAGGCAGTAATATATGTTCCTGCATCAGATGAGAAATCACTTGTAAAAAGAGATGAAAATATAGAAGAAAGTCAGAGCAGAAGAGATAAAGCTGTTAAGATAATTGCTAAAACTTTAGAAATACTTCAAAATGAAGGTTTTCTTGAGAGTAAAGATATTACTGTTTTAAATTTATATTTTAGTGGAGATACAGTGTATATAGATTTAAGCTCATCATCAAAAGAGATGGATGATAATAGTCGTAAAAATTTATTAAATATTTATTCAATAGTAAATAGTCTTACAGAGCTTGAAAATATCAGCAGAGTAAAAATATTGATAAATGGAAAAGATGGAAGTAAAAACTTAGGTAAATTTTATAATAGAAATATAAATATATAA
- a CDS encoding DUF202 domain-containing protein, with translation MTNKYNHNKEDMILRDFLATDRTILANERTLLAYLRTFISFFAAGIGFIKFVDNTLVVFLGYVLVIFSIIVLIFGFKRYIKTKRRYEHIKF, from the coding sequence ATGACAAATAAATACAATCATAATAAAGAAGATATGATACTTAGAGATTTTCTTGCAACTGACAGAACAATTCTAGCAAATGAAAGAACTCTTCTGGCATATCTAAGAACTTTTATCAGTTTTTTTGCTGCAGGTATTGGTTTTATAAAATTTGTAGATAATACTTTAGTTGTTTTTTTAGGATATGTTCTCGTAATTTTCAGTATTATCGTTTTAATTTTTGGTTTTAAAAGATATATAAAGACTAAGAGAAGATATGAACATATCAAATTTTAA
- a CDS encoding GntR family transcriptional regulator — MFEINKKSEVPLYQQLVHSIKKHIEEGTLKENDKIPAESEFCTVYDLSRTTVRQALRALEKEGYIYKLQGKGSYVSSPKIYQNRSGFSKFYDDMTSLGKIPVSKILSLKIKKPNTLVKERMNLSDDGLICKLVWIRYGNDEALIYETIYLNYSLVEGIENIDLKSKKLYDVLTNEFGIKITHGKELFYPCKLDTSEAKFLGLNEGDLGMKVERTVFQGSKVLEYTKSTVRGDRFVYTTNF, encoded by the coding sequence ATGTTTGAGATTAATAAGAAAAGTGAGGTTCCTTTATACCAGCAATTAGTACATAGTATAAAAAAACATATTGAAGAAGGTACATTAAAAGAAAATGATAAAATTCCTGCTGAATCAGAATTCTGTACTGTATATGATCTTAGCAGGACAACTGTAAGACAGGCTTTAAGAGCTTTGGAAAAAGAAGGATATATTTATAAACTTCAAGGAAAGGGAAGTTATGTATCATCTCCTAAAATTTATCAAAATCGTTCAGGTTTCAGTAAATTTTATGATGATATGACGAGCCTAGGAAAAATTCCTGTTTCTAAAATATTATCACTGAAAATTAAAAAGCCAAATACTCTTGTTAAAGAGAGAATGAACCTTTCTGATGATGGACTTATATGTAAGCTTGTATGGATAAGATATGGGAATGATGAAGCTTTAATCTATGAAACTATTTATCTGAACTACTCTTTAGTAGAAGGAATTGAAAATATTGATCTCAAATCAAAAAAATTATATGATGTTTTAACAAATGAATTTGGAATAAAGATAACTCATGGAAAAGAGTTGTTTTATCCATGTAAATTGGATACTTCTGAGGCTAAATTTCTGGGATTAAATGAAGGAGATTTAGGAATGAAAGTAGAAAGAACAGTTTTCCAAGGAAGTAAGGTTTTAGAATACACAAAATCTACAGTGAGAGGAGATAGGTTTGTTTATACAACGAATTTTTAA
- a CDS encoding solute:sodium symporter family transporter yields MTFFTFVLITALIAFVSWLKTKGEDNSAQGYFLAGRGLSATVIGFSMVLTSLSTEQLVGVNASSYISNFSIIAWTVQSVVPLCVLALFLLPRYLKGGFTTIPEFFEERYDKQTRQIMSLLFLVAYTFVMIPGALYSGAIAFTQIFDVTGMFGVSFNTALWGVVWLIGIIGGIYAIFGGLKAVAVSDTLNGFALIIGGTMIPFFALKFLGDGSLSKGVDIVTSSHMEKLTAWGAAGDPVPWTTIFTGILIVNFFYWTTNQAIIQRSLAAKSLAEGQKGILYAGIFLLFLPVLLNVPGLISFHIFGDSLGNIDLAYPTLVSKVLPKPLLGFFTACLFGAILSTFNSFINSAATLFCYDIYKPIFNKNISDEDLIKVAKIAGTIIAIVSMIIAPLLQYGTGGLFLLLKRFAGFFNIPIVALVAVGFLNKTVSGKAARITVLLHVILYFSLVWIFKVKLNFVHVMGGLFVFDIIAMFILGSVFKREKPYVPSVKNKSDVDLTNWKYAKEASTLLVLGLCYLYCVLSPIGLAGGNSLTKITMVFAVIALVLMGALNIKKKKVTRVVSEEY; encoded by the coding sequence ATGACTTTTTTTACATTTGTTTTAATAACAGCATTAATTGCTTTTGTTTCATGGTTAAAAACTAAAGGTGAAGACAACAGTGCACAGGGATATTTTTTAGCAGGGAGAGGTTTAAGTGCCACTGTTATCGGATTTTCAATGGTGTTGACAAGTCTTTCAACAGAACAATTAGTAGGAGTAAATGCTTCTTCATATATAAGTAATTTTTCAATAATAGCATGGACTGTACAATCTGTAGTTCCTTTATGCGTACTTGCATTATTTCTTTTACCAAGATACTTAAAGGGTGGATTTACAACTATACCTGAATTTTTTGAGGAAAGATATGATAAACAAACAAGACAGATAATGTCACTACTTTTCCTAGTTGCATATACTTTTGTAATGATACCAGGGGCACTTTATTCAGGGGCTATTGCTTTTACACAAATATTTGATGTAACAGGAATGTTTGGAGTAAGTTTTAATACAGCTCTTTGGGGAGTGGTATGGCTGATTGGAATTATTGGAGGAATCTATGCAATATTTGGTGGACTGAAAGCAGTTGCAGTATCAGATACACTAAATGGATTTGCTTTGATAATAGGGGGAACAATGATACCTTTCTTTGCTCTAAAATTTTTAGGAGATGGAAGTTTATCAAAGGGAGTAGATATAGTTACATCATCACATATGGAAAAATTGACAGCTTGGGGAGCAGCAGGAGATCCAGTACCTTGGACAACAATATTTACTGGAATATTAATAGTAAACTTTTTTTACTGGACAACAAATCAGGCAATAATCCAAAGATCTCTTGCAGCTAAAAGTTTGGCAGAAGGACAAAAAGGAATCTTATATGCAGGAATATTTCTATTATTCCTTCCTGTATTATTAAATGTTCCTGGACTTATTTCTTTCCATATTTTTGGAGATTCACTGGGAAATATAGATTTAGCCTATCCAACACTTGTATCAAAAGTTTTACCAAAACCTTTGCTGGGATTTTTCACAGCATGTTTGTTTGGAGCAATATTGAGTACATTTAATTCATTTATAAATAGTGCTGCAACATTATTCTGCTATGATATTTACAAACCAATATTTAATAAAAATATATCAGATGAAGATTTAATAAAAGTAGCTAAGATAGCTGGAACTATAATAGCAATAGTATCTATGATAATAGCACCATTACTTCAGTATGGAACAGGAGGATTATTCCTGCTTCTAAAAAGATTTGCAGGATTCTTCAACATACCTATAGTTGCTCTTGTAGCGGTAGGATTCTTGAATAAGACAGTATCTGGAAAAGCAGCAAGAATAACAGTACTCCTTCATGTAATATTATATTTTTCATTAGTATGGATATTTAAAGTAAAACTAAACTTTGTTCATGTAATGGGAGGGCTATTTGTATTTGACATAATAGCAATGTTTATTCTAGGAAGTGTTTTCAAAAGAGAAAAACCATATGTTCCATCAGTTAAAAACAAATCAGATGTAGATTTAACAAATTGGAAATATGCAAAGGAAGCATCAACTCTGCTTGTATTGGGGCTGTGTTATCTATATTGTGTTCTTTCTCCAATAGGGCTGGCAGGAGGAAATAGTCTGACAAAGATAACAATGGTATTTGCAGTAATTGCTCTGGTATTAATGGGAGCTTTAAATATAAAAAAGAAAAAAGTAACTAGAGTAGTAAGTGAAGAGTATTAA
- a CDS encoding sulfatase-like hydrolase/transferase has product MNNNIAFILLDQVRVDMLGTYGHKIVKTPNMDAIAADGVKFNNAFTPASVCSPARTSLFTGQMPSNHGLMRNSEKGGLGDPSLSNPNIITEMQDHMNYLIGKWHVGKTVLPRDFGFKGHNFDGYGYPGSGVYKNLVFAQGPEQETRYKDWLEEKGFEIPEVSKSYFGENDHLRVQELCGLLSGTREATLPFFVVDEAKKAVLEAKKENKPFFIWMNFWGPHTPCVIPEPYYSMYKSEEVVLDKSFYNPMVGKPNHYRDIAKMWGVWDASEERWKEVIAKFWGYITLIDDAIGEFVKFLKEEGLYESLFMAITADHGDAMGAHRIIEKGEFMFDTTYRIPMIIKDPCSNRKNEEDNNFVYLHDLTPTCNDVAGKNISGFFDGESLLPILREGKSNGRKGVLGQLAGHFVYFEQRMWRREDYKIIFNASDVGELYDMKNDKEEMNNLFYDEKYKNVKKEMLEELYSEMVKLKDPLTGWLYRIIYEI; this is encoded by the coding sequence ATGAATAATAATATAGCTTTTATATTATTAGATCAAGTAAGAGTTGATATGTTAGGAACATATGGGCATAAAATAGTAAAAACACCAAATATGGATGCAATAGCAGCAGATGGAGTCAAATTTAATAATGCATTTACTCCAGCTTCTGTATGCAGTCCAGCAAGAACTTCACTATTTACAGGACAGATGCCAAGCAATCATGGGCTTATGAGAAATAGTGAAAAGGGTGGCTTGGGAGATCCTTCACTATCAAACCCTAATATAATAACAGAGATGCAGGATCATATGAATTATTTAATTGGGAAATGGCATGTTGGGAAAACAGTTCTTCCTAGAGATTTTGGATTTAAAGGCCATAACTTTGATGGATATGGATATCCAGGAAGCGGAGTATATAAAAATCTTGTATTTGCACAAGGACCAGAGCAGGAAACAAGGTATAAAGACTGGCTAGAGGAAAAAGGTTTTGAAATACCAGAAGTTTCTAAAAGCTACTTTGGAGAAAATGATCATCTTAGAGTTCAAGAGCTTTGTGGACTTTTAAGTGGGACAAGAGAAGCTACTCTTCCTTTCTTTGTAGTAGATGAAGCAAAAAAAGCTGTACTTGAAGCTAAAAAAGAAAATAAACCATTCTTTATATGGATGAATTTTTGGGGACCTCATACTCCTTGCGTGATTCCAGAGCCTTATTATTCAATGTATAAATCTGAAGAGGTAGTTTTAGATAAAAGCTTCTATAATCCCATGGTAGGAAAACCAAATCACTATAGAGATATAGCTAAAATGTGGGGAGTATGGGATGCTTCTGAAGAGAGATGGAAAGAAGTTATTGCTAAATTCTGGGGATATATAACTTTAATAGATGATGCAATAGGAGAGTTTGTGAAATTCTTAAAAGAAGAAGGTCTTTATGAAAGTTTATTTATGGCAATAACAGCTGATCATGGAGATGCAATGGGAGCTCACAGAATTATAGAAAAAGGGGAATTTATGTTTGATACAACATATAGAATTCCTATGATAATCAAAGATCCTTGTTCAAATAGGAAAAATGAAGAAGACAATAATTTTGTATATCTTCATGATTTAACACCTACTTGTAATGATGTTGCAGGAAAAAATATTTCTGGTTTCTTTGATGGAGAATCTCTTCTTCCTATTTTAAGAGAGGGAAAAAGTAATGGAAGAAAAGGAGTTCTTGGACAGCTGGCTGGACACTTTGTGTATTTTGAACAGAGAATGTGGAGAAGAGAAGACTATAAGATAATTTTTAATGCTTCAGATGTTGGAGAGCTTTATGATATGAAAAATGATAAAGAGGAAATGAATAATCTATTCTATGATGAAAAATATAAAAATGTAAAAAAAGAGATGTTAGAAGAGCTTTACAGTGAAATGGTAAAGTTAAAAGATCCATTGACAGGATGGCTTTACAGAATAATATACGAAATCTAA
- a CDS encoding GntR family transcriptional regulator: protein MLLNKSKSPLYYQLAEIIIEEIKTKNLKEDDKILTEREYCEKYNLSRATVRQGIAYLEKKGYLYKIQGCGTFVSSRVLKQKLLKFYSFTEEMKKQGKTPESKILSFKEKIAGEKIAQELNLDKEEKIFELVRLRLADEDIYMYEKTYLPVKKFLNFSKKDILNIPLYDVLQKKYNIIFSKATERFSVLSADKKISEALEIDEKSPIIKLQRWTYTGIEKIEYTVSFLRGDKFEFEVDLEDN from the coding sequence ATGCTGTTAAATAAATCTAAAAGTCCACTTTACTACCAATTAGCAGAGATTATCATAGAAGAAATAAAAACTAAAAATTTAAAAGAAGATGATAAAATTCTTACTGAAAGAGAATATTGTGAAAAATATAATTTAAGCAGAGCCACAGTGAGACAGGGAATAGCCTATTTAGAAAAAAAAGGATATCTATATAAAATTCAAGGGTGTGGAACTTTTGTTTCATCAAGAGTACTAAAACAGAAACTTTTGAAATTCTATAGCTTTACAGAGGAAATGAAAAAGCAGGGAAAAACTCCAGAATCAAAAATACTTTCATTTAAAGAAAAAATAGCTGGAGAAAAAATAGCTCAGGAATTAAACCTGGATAAAGAGGAAAAGATATTTGAGCTTGTAAGATTAAGACTGGCTGATGAAGATATATATATGTATGAAAAAACTTACCTTCCAGTTAAAAAATTTTTAAATTTTTCTAAAAAGGATATTTTAAATATACCTTTGTATGATGTTTTACAGAAGAAATACAATATAATTTTCAGCAAAGCAACTGAAAGGTTTTCAGTTCTCAGTGCAGATAAGAAAATTTCTGAAGCTTTGGAAATAGATGAAAAGAGTCCTATTATAAAACTTCAGAGATGGACATATACTGGAATAGAAAAAATAGAATATACAGTAAGTTTTCTTCGTGGAGATAAATTTGAATTTGAAGTAGATTTAGAAGATAACTAA
- a CDS encoding ROK family protein, producing the protein MAYFVGIDIGGTNVEIGILDEKAEILKKTSIKTNSQNGSEETFTRIWNTVKQLAEELKISQAEIEAVGMGIPGPVVNNSVVKIAANFSWGNDFPAKELMEKISGKSVKVGNDVKVIALGEALFGAAKEYKNSITIPIGTGIAAGIIINGQIVEGSGGAAGELGHIVVNKNGYKCGCGLTGCLETYCSATGIVREGIKRLEKDKNNELYKKINGDLSRLEAKDIFDLARSGDKFSIGIVDFFCEYMAEGLGILLNIVNPEIIIFTGGVARAGDVLLDGIKKYLSKYALGMTMENLKISFGELNEEAGIKGAAALVMKK; encoded by the coding sequence ATGGCTTATTTTGTTGGAATAGATATAGGTGGGACAAACGTTGAAATTGGAATTTTAGATGAAAAAGCTGAAATATTAAAGAAGACAAGTATAAAGACAAATTCTCAAAATGGTAGTGAAGAAACCTTTACAAGAATATGGAACACAGTGAAGCAATTAGCAGAAGAATTGAAGATTTCACAGGCTGAAATTGAAGCTGTTGGGATGGGAATTCCTGGACCAGTAGTAAATAATTCAGTTGTAAAAATAGCAGCGAATTTTTCTTGGGGAAATGATTTTCCTGCAAAGGAACTTATGGAAAAGATTTCAGGAAAATCTGTGAAAGTAGGAAATGATGTAAAGGTTATTGCTTTAGGGGAAGCACTTTTTGGAGCAGCAAAAGAATATAAAAATAGTATAACGATTCCTATTGGAACTGGGATTGCAGCAGGAATAATAATAAATGGACAGATAGTAGAGGGTTCTGGAGGAGCAGCTGGAGAACTGGGACATATAGTGGTAAATAAAAATGGATATAAATGTGGGTGCGGTCTTACAGGATGCCTTGAAACATATTGCTCTGCCACTGGAATTGTAAGAGAAGGAATAAAAAGATTAGAGAAAGATAAAAATAATGAACTGTATAAAAAAATAAATGGAGATTTGAGCAGATTAGAAGCAAAGGACATATTTGACTTGGCTAGATCTGGAGATAAGTTTTCAATAGGGATAGTAGATTTTTTTTGTGAGTATATGGCGGAAGGTCTTGGGATACTTTTGAATATAGTAAACCCTGAAATAATTATTTTCACTGGGGGAGTTGCAAGAGCAGGAGATGTTTTATTAGATGGAATAAAGAAATATTTGTCAAAATATGCTCTTGGAATGACTATGGAAAATCTTAAAATTTCTTTTGGGGAATTAAATGAAGAAGCTGGAATAAAAGGGGCAGCAGCACTAGTAATGAAAAAATAA
- a CDS encoding SIS domain-containing protein — MEFKNCVTWKEIIQQPCIWREEVEIIKERLPEISRFLDGLKENKIKVIFTGAGSSEFVGNTISSYINSRLDIEVVSIPTTDIVSMPEQYLDRDTATILISCARSGNSPESVATVELADKLVKNIYHIFVTCNPEGKLAKISENQDNKFLLLMPEKTNDKGFAMTGSFSSMVVAGVLILLREKFEHYAEKVVYISKIIEKNLKNILADVEIISDLDIERIVYLGDGALKGLAEEVSLKVLELTGGKIASFYNTFLGFRHGPKSIVNDKTTIVCMMSNNKHTRVYELDLLKEFKSENGEKKIVVLDTIFDKEVKENSDFYFSFGDEKMGEMEEVVAGLGYLVYGQLISLLKSSKLGINPDNPCPTGEVNRVVKGVIIHNYEK; from the coding sequence ATGGAATTTAAAAATTGTGTGACATGGAAAGAAATAATTCAACAGCCATGTATTTGGAGAGAAGAAGTGGAAATAATAAAGGAAAGACTTCCAGAAATAAGCAGATTTTTAGATGGATTAAAAGAAAATAAAATCAAAGTAATATTTACAGGGGCAGGGTCATCAGAATTTGTAGGAAATACAATAAGTTCATATATAAACAGTAGATTGGATATAGAAGTAGTTTCTATTCCTACTACAGATATAGTATCTATGCCAGAACAATATTTAGACAGAGATACAGCAACAATACTGATATCTTGTGCAAGATCAGGAAATTCTCCTGAGAGTGTAGCAACAGTGGAGTTAGCAGATAAATTAGTAAAGAATATATACCACATATTTGTAACTTGCAATCCAGAAGGAAAGCTGGCAAAAATATCAGAAAATCAAGACAACAAATTTTTACTGTTAATGCCTGAGAAAACAAATGATAAAGGATTTGCCATGACAGGAAGTTTTTCATCTATGGTAGTTGCTGGAGTACTTATTCTATTGAGAGAAAAATTTGAACATTATGCAGAAAAAGTAGTTTATATATCAAAAATTATAGAGAAAAATTTAAAAAATATTTTAGCAGATGTAGAAATTATTTCAGACTTGGATATAGAAAGAATAGTATATTTAGGAGATGGGGCTTTAAAAGGACTGGCAGAGGAAGTATCCTTAAAGGTTTTAGAACTTACTGGTGGGAAAATAGCTTCTTTCTATAATACTTTTTTAGGATTTAGACATGGACCTAAATCAATAGTAAATGATAAGACAACTATTGTATGTATGATGTCAAATAATAAGCATACAAGAGTTTATGAACTTGACTTGCTAAAAGAATTTAAAAGTGAAAATGGAGAAAAGAAAATAGTGGTATTGGATACTATTTTTGATAAAGAGGTAAAAGAAAACTCTGATTTCTATTTTTCTTTTGGAGATGAAAAAATGGGAGAGATGGAAGAGGTAGTTGCAGGACTTGGATATCTTGTATATGGACAATTGATTTCTCTTTTAAAATCATCAAAACTTGGAATAAATCCAGATAATCCTTGTCCTACAGGGGAAGTAAATAGAGTGGTTAAAGGTGTAATTATTCATAACTATGAGAAATAA
- the fba gene encoding class II fructose-1,6-bisphosphate aldolase: protein MLVSTRQLLLDAQKRKYAVPAFNVHNMETIQTVIEAASELKSPIIVAATPGTMKYAGAEFFIKLVEICSEKYDIPIAMHLDHHEDYNEIVNAIDIGTKSVMIDASHLDFEENIKKVQMVVEYAHKFDVTVEGELGILGGQEDDLVRDDKDSKYTNPAQAKEYVERTGIDSLAVAIGTAHGVYKEEPKLDFERLAEIRAVVDIPLVLHGASGVPADQVKRAIDLGITKVNIATELKMPFADTLREVLINNPNESDPRKYFGPAKESMKKVAIEKILMCGSNGKA, encoded by the coding sequence ATGTTAGTTTCAACAAGACAATTATTGTTAGATGCTCAAAAGAGAAAATATGCTGTTCCAGCTTTTAATGTTCACAATATGGAAACAATTCAAACTGTAATAGAAGCAGCTTCTGAATTAAAATCACCAATCATTGTAGCTGCAACACCAGGAACAATGAAATATGCAGGAGCAGAATTTTTTATAAAATTAGTGGAAATATGTTCAGAAAAATATGATATTCCCATAGCAATGCACTTAGATCATCATGAAGATTATAATGAAATAGTAAATGCTATTGATATAGGAACAAAGTCAGTAATGATTGATGCTTCTCATTTAGATTTTGAAGAAAACATAAAAAAAGTACAAATGGTAGTGGAATATGCCCATAAATTTGATGTTACAGTTGAAGGAGAATTAGGAATACTTGGAGGGCAGGAAGATGATCTAGTAAGAGATGATAAAGACAGCAAATATACAAATCCTGCTCAGGCAAAAGAATATGTAGAAAGAACGGGAATAGATTCTCTTGCAGTAGCAATTGGAACAGCTCATGGAGTATATAAAGAAGAACCAAAACTGGATTTTGAAAGACTTGCAGAAATAAGGGCAGTAGTAGATATTCCCTTAGTTTTACATGGAGCTTCAGGAGTTCCAGCAGATCAAGTAAAAAGAGCAATAGATTTAGGGATAACAAAAGTAAATATTGCAACAGAATTAAAAATGCCTTTTGCTGATACTTTAAGAGAAGTATTAATAAATAATCCTAATGAAAGTGATCCAAGAAAGTATTTTGGACCTGCTAAAGAATCAATGAAAAAAGTGGCCATTGAAAAAATATTAATGTGTGGAAGTAATGGAAAGGCGTAG
- the pfkB gene encoding 1-phosphofructokinase, which produces MNKILTVTLNPAIDVRYNIEKIVLGNVNRTSTIEKNAGGKGINVSRVIKQLGGDILSTGIVGGYTGKLFLSKLNKDSIENSFLETDFETRTCIAAIDKSTGKITEFLESAEGKEKDFEKFLEKYISILENGVKLVCGSGSLLKGIKKDSYNILINEASKRGIKFILDTSGETLAEGIKAAPFLIKPNQDELEDMFKKKFATLEEIIEGSREIIKKGVENVMVTLGGDGAVLVTKNEVYRATFLKVQIKNTVGSGDSTIGGFAYGIAEGKSLEESFKLGVACGTTNAMLDTTGSIDLEILDTVLKSIKIEKVLNN; this is translated from the coding sequence ATGAATAAAATTTTAACAGTTACACTTAATCCAGCAATAGATGTAAGATACAATATTGAAAAAATTGTGCTGGGAAATGTAAATAGAACTTCAACTATTGAAAAAAATGCTGGAGGAAAGGGAATAAATGTAAGCCGAGTAATAAAGCAACTGGGAGGAGATATTCTTTCTACAGGAATTGTAGGAGGATATACAGGGAAACTATTTTTATCAAAATTGAATAAAGACAGTATAGAGAATAGTTTTTTAGAAACTGATTTTGAAACAAGAACATGTATAGCTGCAATTGATAAGAGCACAGGAAAAATAACTGAATTTCTTGAATCAGCTGAGGGAAAGGAAAAAGATTTTGAGAAATTTTTAGAAAAATATATCTCTATTTTAGAAAATGGAGTAAAGTTAGTATGTGGTTCAGGAAGTCTTCTAAAAGGAATAAAAAAAGACTCCTACAATATTCTTATAAATGAAGCTTCTAAAAGAGGGATAAAATTTATTCTGGATACAAGTGGAGAAACTCTTGCTGAAGGGATTAAAGCTGCTCCTTTTCTTATAAAACCTAATCAAGATGAGTTGGAAGATATGTTTAAGAAAAAATTTGCTACTTTAGAAGAAATAATTGAAGGATCAAGGGAGATTATAAAAAAAGGAGTAGAAAATGTAATGGTAACTCTTGGAGGAGATGGAGCTGTTTTGGTAACTAAGAATGAAGTATACAGAGCAACTTTTCTAAAAGTGCAAATAAAAAATACTGTAGGATCAGGAGATTCGACAATTGGAGGATTTGCCTATGGAATTGCTGAAGGAAAAAGTTTAGAAGAAAGTTTTAAACTGGGAGTAGCCTGTGGAACTACAAATGCAATGCTTGATACAACAGGGAGTATTGATTTAGAAATTCTGGATACTGTATTAAAAAGTATAAAAATAGAGAAAGTATTAAATAATTAA